The genomic window CGGTGACGCTCTCTGTTCAAGAGCGATCAAGGTGCCATGTGACGTTCGATAGTGCCAGCGCCGTTCGGCAGGCTCGCTCATGCGTCAGGGCATCCGCCGCCGGTGCAAACGGCGGCGGTGCCTCGGGTCGTCAAGGTGCTGGGGTGACTCGAATGCGGGACGCTTCGTTCACATCATTGTTAGGATCCTGCAGCAACCCCGCTGGGAACCGCACGGCCAGCGGCTCGCCCCGCACGTTCAGGCAAAGCTCGTGGTTGTTATCGCCATCGTTCAAATCCCCGATCGCGGAGGGGCGGACGAAGGCTACGCTGCCATCCGCCAAACGCATGGCGACCGAGTAGCGTCGCCATTCCTGCGCCGTGACCTCCGTGCCGCCGACGGCGAGCACCCCACCGCCCCACGCGACCCGGAGCACCTGTTGCGTACCTTCCGACGGGCATCCCGTGCCGCCACCCCACGGCAGCGGCGTGCCGGGGTTGTCGAGGTCCCACTCCTCCTGCGGCACCGTCTCGGCCAGAATCAGTGCGGGCGGCGCTTCCAGCGGTGTCATGGCCACGTAGGCGCCCTGGTACGACACGGTGAAGTCCAGGGACCAGATCTCACCGACCACTTCCACGGAGACGGGCTGGTCTTCGCCGTCACCGAACTCCCCGACGAGCAGAATCGATCGTCGATCCCCGACATCGTCCGAGGGGTCGAAGGTGGCGCAGAGCACGGGTCGGATGTCGCCGTCCGCGCCGCGAACGATGAAATCCTCCGGGTAGACCGGGCCGCTCACCTGCGTCTCGAAGTGGACCGGGATGCCGTCGCGCCCGGGCGCCTCCGGGCATACCAATGCGCCGAGGTTCTGAGGGAGATTGGCGCTGCCGTAGTTCGCTGCGAGCAGTTGCCCTTGGTTCCCGGAGGCTGCGTAGGTGAGGGTCGGCTGGATCAGTGCGCCCAGCGCACCTGCCGTGAGCAGGGTGGCGGCAGTGATCGGGCGTGAGAGTTGGCGAGGCATGTTCCATCTCCTGGGTTGAGGAAGGGGGCCGAAGGTAGCGAACCGCATGTCGCAAACTTCGGTGAGAGTGAGAAGTTTTGTATGGACTCGAGTAGTGCGTTCTACGCATTCAGGTGGCCGAGCGAACGGCCTGGATAGCTTCCAGTGATCTTCACGAAGGCCATCGCTCTGGCTGTAGAGGAAGCTAACAGCGGGTGCGGGAGGGCGACACGGGACTGCGTACGAGACGTGTCGAAGGCCGCATGAACGGTGCGGGGCGGCGAGCCTACGTGCCAGGCGGTTAGGAGTGCTTACCCGGCTGAACTCGCCTGGACGGACCCGAGTCTGGTCAGTGCAGCGCTAGATCAGGGCGCAAGTGGGGTAGGGTCAGAGCGGTGCAGGCGCGCTAGCCCGCGACGGATCCGTCGCGGAAGCCGTTAAAGGTGGCGGTGTCAGGAAAGAGCGCGACTCACGGGCGGAGGACGAGCAATCCTCGTATTGGTCGCAGCAATCTCAATCACCGCTGGAGAATCGCGCGAAGTCCTCGATCACCTCTTTGGCGGCAAGCTTGGCGAGCACTTCTCCATCCTGTGGTGTGGCCAGCCCGGGATTGGAGCCGATGCGACCGTCCGGGAAAAGTCGTCGATAGTCCTCGGCGTCGGTGAACTCACCGTTGGGCGCAATCTCAGGTGACAGCGGTGCGCGCTTGATGTGCTCGGGATAGGCGAACTGCGTCACCGCCACCTCCGAAGGGGTGGCGTGCGAACCGTGGGATTTTCCGTACAGCGCCTTGCACTTGGCGAAGGTCTCTTTGCCGTCCCACCAGTTTTGCAGTCGGCATCTCACCGGTGGCTTGCTGTTCCCTGCGTCCAAGGAACGGCTTGCGTAGATCTCGGCGAAGCCGGCGTTGATGGTGGCGATGTTGCCGCCGTGTCCGTTCAACCAGTAGAAGTGGGTGAAGCCGTGTCGCGCCAAGGAGTCCACCCAGTCCACCATGGTGGCGATGAACGTCGATGGCCTCAGGGTCATGGAGCCTGCGAACGCCAGATGGTGCTGCGCCACGCCCACGTTGAAGGTGGGCGCCATCAGCAGTCCACTGTCGTCGGCGGCGAGGCCACCGATGATCTCAGGGCAGAGCGCGTCCGTGCCGATGAGACCCGTGGGGCCGTGTTGTTCGGTGGAGCCGATGGGAATGAGGAT from Pseudomonadota bacterium includes these protein-coding regions:
- a CDS encoding creatininase family protein; translated protein: MRLHLSTWQEVEAYLQTSTAILIPIGSTEQHGPTGLIGTDALCPEIIGGLAADDSGLLMAPTFNVGVAQHHLAFAGSMTLRPSTFIATMVDWVDSLARHGFTHFYWLNGHGGNIATINAGFAEIYASRSLDAGNSKPPVRCRLQNWWDGKETFAKCKALYGKSHGSHATPSEVAVTQFAYPEHIKRAPLSPEIAPNGEFTDAEDYRRLFPDGRIGSNPGLATPQDGEVLAKLAAKEVIEDFARFSSGD